In a genomic window of Arcticibacter tournemirensis:
- a CDS encoding endonuclease/exonuclease/phosphatase family protein: protein MRKKRRKKKGIGFISKTALALNVLFALLLLLSYLASFVNPSSFWPAAFIGLAYPFLLLINTLFLIYWLFRKPVLMLVPALSILIGWKFLFSTVGFRESTAIEVPKSSEDIIRIMTWNVHGFKPFNPGNDRAVKDQMLDIIRKEQPDILCIQEYYSKRRGENNIKKALIEILNSKHYYIHEDFGNQWEVQGMVFFSKLPITDSGAIAFPNTIRGNEAIFADFVFNKKKFRVYNIHLQSIRFQPEDYEYIKNVKEINTNVESSKRIGGRLKRAFIKRSEQALLIRDHITKTCKSPYIIAGDFNDTPTSYAVNTLSKGMYNSFRKKGSGFGITYNGDFPNFQIDYILASKDFTIKSYLAVQKKLSDHYPVISDLEFN from the coding sequence ATGAGGAAAAAAAGAAGGAAAAAGAAGGGTATAGGCTTTATAAGCAAGACAGCTCTGGCATTAAATGTGCTCTTTGCTCTGCTCCTGCTGCTAAGCTATCTCGCTTCTTTTGTAAATCCTTCCTCGTTCTGGCCTGCAGCATTTATTGGTCTCGCCTATCCCTTTTTACTATTAATAAATACTCTTTTTTTAATCTACTGGCTTTTCAGGAAGCCGGTGCTTATGCTCGTGCCGGCCCTCTCAATTCTTATCGGGTGGAAGTTCCTGTTCAGCACTGTCGGGTTTCGCGAATCAACGGCAATAGAAGTGCCTAAGTCATCAGAAGACATCATCCGCATTATGACCTGGAATGTACACGGCTTCAAACCATTTAATCCGGGCAACGACAGGGCAGTTAAGGATCAGATGCTTGATATCATCAGAAAAGAGCAGCCCGACATTCTTTGTATCCAGGAGTATTATTCAAAGCGCCGGGGAGAAAACAATATAAAAAAAGCATTAATCGAAATCTTAAATTCGAAACACTATTATATCCACGAAGATTTTGGCAATCAGTGGGAAGTTCAGGGCATGGTATTTTTCTCCAAGCTACCTATAACCGATAGCGGGGCGATAGCATTTCCCAATACCATTCGTGGGAATGAAGCGATCTTTGCAGACTTTGTTTTTAACAAGAAAAAGTTCAGGGTATACAATATCCATCTTCAGTCTATACGGTTTCAGCCTGAAGACTATGAATATATCAAGAACGTAAAAGAAATAAACACCAACGTTGAATCTTCAAAACGTATAGGCGGCCGTCTTAAAAGAGCCTTTATCAAACGCAGCGAACAGGCTTTGCTGATCAGGGATCATATTACGAAAACCTGCAAGTCTCCTTATATTATTGCCGGTGATTTTAATGATACTCCAACATCGTATGCTGTGAATACTTTATCAAAAGGAATGTACAACAGCTTCAGAAAAAAAGGCAGCGGGTTTGGAATAACGTATAACGGCGATTTTCCAAACTTCCAGATTGATTACATCCTTGCATCGAAAGACTTTACGATCAAGAGCTA